In the genome of Acanthopagrus latus isolate v.2019 chromosome 17, fAcaLat1.1, whole genome shotgun sequence, the window GCGACCTTCGAAAGCATGGATGATATCAGCAGGCTCAAACCTGATTTTTCCTATTCATGGGCATGGATAGGATTGGAGGATGACCCAAAATCCTGGAAGGGAGTTATGGGCAATGACACAAACTCCTGGAGATGGTCAGTGACTGGTAAAACAAGCAAAACTGGTTACAACAACTGGGATGGTGGAGACCCAAAtagtggaggaggaaaagaaaactgcGTAATTATGGGCAGTACCGGAGGATGGCATGATGTGTCCTGTCAATCACTcaggagttttgtttgttacaCTGGTAAGAAAAGATCTGAGTTTATGGATTTTACTTTCTGGCTTAAACttaaactctctttgtttgttcGAGTCCAAACTACAGTTGACACTATTCTTTTCATTGATTAATctaatggtgtttttttgttgttgttgtttttttacaaatacCTAAATTGTTAGTTAATCTATGAAGTgtcagaaaacagtaaaaaatgtccatcacattTTTAAGGCCAACATGTCAGAGCGGgaaactcacacacagctgccactgttatttattaaaatcaTAGTGTAGCTGTAGCCTCATTACACAGAAGAGACAACTGTGACACAGCTGAAATCATTTAACTGTTAAACTGGTTTCTTTTCTGTCCCCTGCAGCTACAAGCCAAAATGAGAAAACCTATGAGTTCATCTCAGATTCAAAAACATGGGATTCTGCTCAAGCATACTGCAGAGAACACTACACAGACCTGCCGACGATCGAGAACTTCGAGGAAAACAATCACGTGTATTCTGCAAAACCAGGCAGTGCTCAAGCTTGGATTGGTCTGTACAGAGTGCCGTGGACTTGGTCCGACAAGACCCAGAGCTCTTTTAGATTTTGGAGAAGTACCTGCCCAGATAACTATGGTGGGAATCAATTCTGTGTGGTTGAGAATCCTCAACATGAGTGGAATGATATCTACTGTTCGGACAAGTATCCTTTCATCTGCCATCAAGGTGACCTTTTAACAGTTCAAATTTCAGCACATGGGCTCCTTTGTTATATGACACACATAACTGTTTATTGTACTGTTCAGTTTTACGATTGAAGAGGATGATCAAGATGAAGATTCAGACTGATGCCGACTTAACTGATCCAGCTACTAACAGCCAAATCCTGAAGCAGGTAaaattctttctcctcctgtagTGTAAATTACACATGATGAAGAAACTGACATTGAGTATGGCCTGTGATATTTAATCAgtgtagttatttttttcctcttcaggtTGGTGCCGAGCTAACAAGTCAAGGGTGGACTGACTTCAATCTGCAATGGAAGATTCAGCCcagaaaacaggaggaagagaaactcGGGGAATATTCATGCAATTTACattcttgatttttttatctgcttttgGCTTTTTGTGTTGTAATCCACAATACTATTGTTTTCATATGGCAGCTTTATGATAAGGCATCTATTGACTCTGTGGCACACAACTCCCTCAAAATTGAAGCAAAGTTGACAGTGCCACATCAGATTTGTTGATTAGCTGGGTCTGCTGAAAAAGTTATCATTTATGGCTGCAGACattagcttcaggtgaaaatggctaACGTGATTAATAACTGTTGTGAGAAATCTCGTCCAGTTTGTGCTTCCCAGCAAGTTCATGAAAACTGACGTGCCCCGAAATGTCTGCTTTCAAAAATACTAGGTGATTTTTTAATCACGGACAGATGATCTTTGCTTCTCCGACACACCTCCTACTACGTAACATGAACTTAATGTCTGCCCACAATTCAGAAGAGTATTTCTGAGGATAAATTCAGAGAAATTTCCACACCTCTAATAATCTAATTAGttacagcttctcaaatgtcaAGATTAGTTGCTTGCTTTGGTCTTATGTGTTCAGACATAACTTTGGATTGAAGACATTATAAACATCAGAAACATAGAATACATCGTTTTATCATActataaacactttttttatattcagtaaattaaatgtattctgtttttctgtctttttccattaTCCTTAAAATTCCTTGTGTATGATACTGGGTGAATTTTGTTGGTGCATCTTAGTTTCCCTATAGCAGCATCATTCGGTGACATCTTGGCTGTTCAGACATATGTTGGGTTAGGTTATTAGACTTGATTGAGAActctcaagaaaacaaaaaagtctaTGTGGCAAAACAAGGCAAAGGTGAGGTTTGGATTGGTCTGTACCGAGTGCCAGGAACTTGGTCTGATAACAGCGAGTGCTTATTTAGAAACTGGCGAAAGAGCCAAGTGGTAATAACCAGCACTGTGTGGCTGAGAACAATCTACACACATGGCTTGTTGCCAACTGTAACTACGAGTACACTTTCATCTGCCATGAAGGTGACTGTTTACTACAACACAAGGCTTTTTTGTGTTATAGTTCAATATGTGTCTCATTTGGttgtgattttttgttgatcttACTGCCCAGATCCAAAATTGAAGATGACAATGGTGGTGACAATGATTCAATGATTGCATGAGGCTATGTAGAGTTCATTTGAGGAAATGGTAAAGAAAATAGAACGCCTTTTTaaatttcttccttttttttggcGTGTGTGCGCTAAAGCTACATTGCATGTTATGGAGGGAATCATTCACGATAACATAGGCAGTGACAGTGATTCTCTTCAGAACCCACCTGGGATAACAAAATAGTCATAAATTAATGTAATCCCTACAAGACCTGGTTGTTTGCTGAGTAACAATGTTAGTATAATGCACAAGTATAACAGAAACTAACTAcctttatattttcattatgtggCTCTGTGTCCTTTTTTcctgaaaacagcattttgcCTGTGACTTAAGTGAAGGCAGAAAATATGGATATATTTCAAATGGGAAGCCAGACATTTTACATTCCAATTCATGATGTAAACAACACTATAAGGTGACCTTTGTCAGATTCCTCATTTTCATATGGAAATATGAGCTTTTCAGAAGTTTGCCTGCAGATGCATGAGTTCCCTGTACTGTAAATAGTAAAGTGCCCTTTGTCAAATTCTTCATTTGCctatttttttcagatgaaaataatgaaatgtgcaaataaactagttttagttttttgctGCTCTTTTTATGCTCTAATATCTGCATGTGTAAGCCCAAGGCACTGTGGATTTTTATTGCTTATATCAGTGTTGCAGCTTATATGCAAGTGCTGCAACAGAAAGTTGAGAAGACTGTTTCAAAATTTAGGCCACCTACATCAAATTATTGAAGTAGAGACaaaaccttttcattttcaacacaaacaaacatcactgtttGGTTGATTATTATCATGTAAGAACCAAAATGACCTTGACACAAACCATATTTgtatattaaaatgtaaacctGCCAAAGATCTACAGCACTGACACTGCCTCTCTGAGGTAAGTAGATGCTGACCTGCAGAGCTGAGTGGTTGCAACTTTGGGCACTGAAGAGTTGAATATACTATAAGAGCTGTAGCTGAGATTTTGAAAGATTCTTCATCTTGATGTTAATGTAAGTATTTTCTCAACAACCTTACGGGAATGAGTTATTTTGAACATAACTGTGCTTTGAGAATGATGATACAATTCCTGGactgttgaaagaaaaacagccttttcAGTCGAATTATTTGATCATCATAATATGAAATAAGTGTGGAAgctacactttgttttctctttaaaatgttctctgaacaggctttttttgtttgtttgttttttaagtatATTTGAATAtctaaaacatatatatatatatatatatatatatatatatatatatatatatatatatatatatatatatatatatatatatatatatatatatatataaaaagtctTTTCCTTTTGTGGATTTGTTAGAGCAATGGATATATAGAGTGCCATACTGAATATTGTgttatttctcatttcttttcttcagtaaATGCACACATGGATCTTAAattgtttgtggtgtttttccATTTCGGTAAGTCAAGggtttaattacatttttggtGGTAGTGTGTATCAGCACGTACACATTAATAATTCAGTACTGCTGACTTAAGtattatttttctgacattcaagcagtctttatttttacatagaCTTTAAAAAGATTTGCATAAGTTTAATCTATTACGTTGAACATCATGCGTGCCTTCAGTGTTGTCACAGCTACATTAGTATGATTGACAAGCTAAGTGCACATTTATTCAAAAAGTCTGCAACTAGATACCACAAGATTATAGCACAGCAGAACACATGCAAAAGGTGATTTTCGTAATAAAACCAGGGGCTGCTTGAAGAAAATACGTCAGCCTAAAACACCATacggtttttttttgtattgttatcTTTTTAACGAATCATGCATATGTCATACTGTATTTGATGGTGGACAAAAGCATAGAATAGATAGTATTTAAACAgctttaatttagtttaatcATTTCCTGTCCATCTGTCCACAAGTTTTTTTGAAAGTCTCAACTGAATTGAATCACTGACTGAATATAATTGGATGTACTGTCTGGTGTCCTAAAAATAACCATAATGGAATACAAAAGTGTTCCTAAGTATTAGAGTCATGTAACctacacttttcatttttcattcacgTGGAGCGCAAATTTTTCACCAAATTTCCAGAAAATTGGTAGAAGAAAATTCAAATCAATATTTGTTTCAACCCGCTACTGTTCTGGGATTAAACAGCCCAGTCTCTTTAATGAATGTATTGCCCactctgagtctgtgtgaaagtGGAATTTTTCAGTCTCCAACCACAAGTCCTGAAGATGGGTATGATATAGCCATTAATGTACCGCAAATATTTAACGTATATACAATGTTATATCAAGATTTACAAGAGAGTTTGCACCACAGTAATGTACATTCATAAATATGCTCTCTATCATTTACCTTCAGGATTTGGCCTCACTTCCTGCTATCACCTCCTCCTTCGGGAGTACCACTATGTCAATGTGAAACTGAGCTGGGCCGACGCTCAGCAATACTGCAGAGACAAATACACCGACCTGGCGACTATTGTAAGCACCGATGACATCAGGAGGTTAAACAGACCTAACACAGACAGCTCACCAGCGTGGATTGGCCTGAGTGATCACCCCAAATCCTGGAAGGGAGTTATGGGCAATGATCCCAACTCCTGGAGATGGTCAGTGACTGGTAATACAAGCACAACTGGTTACCACAACTGGGGTAGTACCCTGATAAATAATGCAGGTGGAAACCAGGACTGTGCGCTGGTGGAAAAGACTGGACAATGGAATGACTTCAGCTGTCTCACAGAAAGAAGATTTGTTTGTTACACTGGTGAGACAAGATTTGCATGATTTCAAAGTATTATCAACTGCTGCCATCTTGAatagataatgaaaatgaaaagaaaatatcatgtgcaattaaaagaaaattcaagCTCTTGTGACCTTTGTTTTTAGATTGTCTGAAACACTCATTCTTTGTGAAATATGTTCCCAGTAAATTTATTCATTTGGCATATGTATTCATCTCTTCATAAAcaggtttttacatttttagaattACAACCATTGTCTCACAGCTAATACTGTGGTGCATCAcaacacttgttttcttttttctattctAGCTACAAATCCTGCAGGCCAGAAAACGTACACTCTAATTGACAACAACCTGAACTGGGAGGATGCTCGGTCTTACTGCAGAACAC includes:
- the LOC119005380 gene encoding C-type lectin LmsL-like, with amino-acid sequence MGSTGGWHDVSCQSLRSFVCYTATSQNEKTYEFISDSKTWDSAQAYCREHYTDLPTIENFEENNHVYSAKPGSAQAWIGLYRVPWTWSDKTQSSFRFWRSTCPDNYGGNQFCVVENPQHEWNDIYCSDKYPFICHQVLRLKRMIKMKIQTDADLTDPATNSQILKQVGAELTSQGWTDFNLQWKIQPRKQEEEKLGEYSCNLHS
- the LOC119005377 gene encoding putative C-type lectin domain family 20 member A isoform X2; the encoded protein is MDLKLFVVFFHFGFGLTSCYHLLLREYHYVNVKLSWADAQQYCRDKYTDLATIVSTDDIRRLNRPNTDSSPAWIGLSDHPKSWKGVMGNDPNSWRWSVTGNTSTTGYHNWGSTLINNAGGNQDCALVEKTGQWNDFSCLTERRFVCYTATNPAGQKTYTLIDNNLNWEDARSYCRTHYTDLAMIENAQEQADLESAVMSIGIVWIGLYRVPWTWSDKSSSSFRNWKSSKPDNYGGSEHCAFEDSNHLWEDTSCGAELPFFCHVLTIKLTIVRMKIQTDGDLSDPATNAQILQQLLAVLKSKTLQTDINLRIQPIKQDEDSEANG
- the LOC119005377 gene encoding putative C-type lectin domain family 20 member A isoform X1; translated protein: MYRKYLTYIQCYIKIYKRVCTTVMYIHKYALYHLPSGFGLTSCYHLLLREYHYVNVKLSWADAQQYCRDKYTDLATIVSTDDIRRLNRPNTDSSPAWIGLSDHPKSWKGVMGNDPNSWRWSVTGNTSTTGYHNWGSTLINNAGGNQDCALVEKTGQWNDFSCLTERRFVCYTATNPAGQKTYTLIDNNLNWEDARSYCRTHYTDLAMIENAQEQADLESAVMSIGIVWIGLYRVPWTWSDKSSSSFRNWKSSKPDNYGGSEHCAFEDSNHLWEDTSCGAELPFFCHVLTIKLTIVRMKIQTDGDLSDPATNAQILQQLLAVLKSKTLQTDINLRIQPIKQDEDSEANG